Within Actinoplanes sp. L3-i22, the genomic segment CCTCGCCCCGAACCGGGAGCTGATCCGCCGCTGCGCCGACGGCGGCGTGCTCACCATGCCGTCCGTCGGCGCTCGCCGGCACGCCGAGAAGGTGGCCGGTTGGGGCGTCGACGCCGTCCTGGTGCAGGGCGGCGAGGGCGGCGGGCACACCGGCCCGGTGCCGACGACATTGCTCCTGCCGCAGGTGGTGGACGTGGTCGGCGTCCCGGTCGTCGCGGCCGGCGGTTTCTTCGACGGGCGGGGCCTGGTCGCGGCACTGGCCTACGGCGCGTCCGGCATCGCCATGGGCACCCGTTTCCTGCTCACCGCGGAGAGCCCGGTCTCCCCCGACGTGAAACGCCGCTACCTGGCCGCCGACGTCACCGGCACGGTCGTCACCACCCGCATCGACGGCGTGCCCCACCGGGTCCTGCGCACCCCGTTCGTCGACGCACTGGAACACGCCGGCCGCGTCGCGGCGCTGAGCCGGGCGCTGCGCAACGCCGCGTCGTTCCGCCACCGGTCCGGCCTGTCCTGGCCGGCCCTGCTCCGCACCGGCCGCGCCACCCGCCGGGCCGGCTCGCTGTCCTGGGCACAGACCCTGATGGCCGCCAACACCCCGGCGCTGCTCCACGAGTCGATGGTGGAGGGCAACCCGGCGGCCGGCGTGATGTCCGCCGGCCAGGTCACCGGCCTGATCGACGACGTACCCACCTGCGCCGGCCTGATCACCCGCATCATGACCGAGGCCGACGCCCGGCTGGCCGCCCTCACCGCCCTTCGCTGACCCGCCTGCCGGGCGGCGAACGCGGACGACCCTCGCAGCCAGACGATCGGCGTGCCGTCGCGGTGTCAGAGGACGACGACGGCGCGGGCGGTGAGGGTGCCGGCGGCCAGGTGGGCGTAGGCCTCGCCGGCGTCCTGGAACGAGAACTCCTGGACCTGGTTGCGGATCAGGCCGGCCGAGGCGAGGGCGATCACCTCCTGGGCGTCGGCGATCGACGAGCCCTGGAAGGTGAACACTTCGCCGTCGGCGGGCAGGGTGCCGAACCACGGCCGGCTCAGGCTGCCGCCGGCCGAGCCGATCAGTCCGTACGCACCGCCGGGCCGGACCGCCCTGATGCCGGCGGCAATGGTCTCGTCGGTGCCGACGAAGTCCAGGACGACGTCGGCGCTCCCGGTCAGCGACGTCGTCGCCTCGTGGGCCCCGACCGATCGGGCGTACGCCAGGCGCGGCTCGGAGATGTCGACGGCCACCACCCGGGCGCCGGTCAGGATCCGCAGGAACTGGACCGCGAACGCACCCAGCCCGCCCGCGCCCACCACCACGGCGGTGCCGCCGGGCGCGACGCGGGGCCGGGCTCGCCGCACCGCGTGATACGCGGTGGCGCCCGCGTCGGTCAGCGGGCCGGCGTGCCGCGGATCCAGGTCGCCCAGGGGCAGCACGCCGCGCCGGTCGGCGACCACGTACTCGGCCAGGCCGCCGTCGTGGCCGTAGCCGCGCCCGGCCAGGCCGCGCGGGCAGGCGTTGTCCATGCCGCGGACGCAGAGCCGGCAGGTGCCGCACGAGGTGGGCGAGACCAGCGCCACCGGTGTCCCGTCGGGCAGCCGGCCGGCCGTCTCGTGGCCCAGCGTGAACGGCATCGACCAGCCGAGCCGAACGCCTGCCGCCTGCGGCATCCGGCGCATGGTGAGGTCGGAGCGGCACAGCCCGCACCCGGCGACCCGGACCAGCACCTGCCCCGGCCCGGGTGCCGGCTCCGGCACCTCGCAGTGTTCCGGCGGGGCACCCCAGCTGGTCATCCGATAGGCGCGCATGATTCTCAGACTGGAACACGTTCCACTGATATTCAAGTGCTCGGTTGCCCTGGAGTTAGAACGCGTTCTAGCATGAGTCGTGTTTACTCAGCCGTTCGCCGACGCCGTCGCACAGGCCGAACGCATCGTCGCCGAAGCCCCGCACATCCGCGGCGAGCAGGACCTGATCGAGGGCTACGACTATCTCGCCGGCGGCATCCGGGCCTCGATCCAGATGGCCTGGGCCTACGACCGCGATTTCCCCTACTTCGTGCGCTCCACCGGGCCGTACACGAAAATGGGTCTGGATAATCCGGACACCCTCTACTTCCATGCGTGGCTGCGCGACGACGCCGAATATGTGGTGACCGGCCGCCGGGGCAGCACCACCGACCTGAGCTTCCAGATCCTCGACGGCTCCTACTCGCCGGTCAACGTCCCGGGCAGCCTCGCCGCCTTCGACGACCGGGAGATCGGCATCGCCGCCGACGGCAGCTTCGAGATCCGTTTCGGACCGGGCCTGACCGGCCGCAACGCGTTCCCGCTGGCGCCCGGCTCGGTCATGCTCGTGGTGCGCGAGGTGTTCAGCGACTGGTCGAGCGAACGACCCGGGATGCTGCGCATCCATCGGGCCGATCGGCTCGGCGCCGGGCCCGCGCCGCTCACCCGGGAAATTCTTGCCCGGCGGTACGCCGTGGCGGGCAAGATGCTCGTCGGACGCGTGCGCACGTTCCTCGCGTTCGCCGAGCGTTTCTACCTGAACCTGCCGGTCAACACGCTCACCACGCCGCGGCCGACGCCCGGCGGCTTGGCCACGCAGTACTCGTCGGCCGGGCACTACGAGCTGGACGACGAGCAGGCCATGGTGGTCACCGTCCCGGTCTCCGACGCCCCCTACCAGGGCCTCCAACTCGGCTCGATGTGGTACGTCTCGCTGGACTACCACCATCACCAGACCAGCCTCACCGTGCCGCAGGCGCGCGTCGACCCGGACGGCATGATCCGGTACGTGATCAGCGAGCGCGACCCCGGCGTGGCGAACTGGATCGAGCGCACCGGCCACGACCGCGGCTACGTGCAACTGCGCTGGCAGCGGCTGTCCCGCGCGCTGACCGAGGCCGACGGTCCCCGGGTGGATGTGGTCGCCGTCGACGACCTGCCCAAGCAACTGCCCTACTACGAGCCGATCGGCCCGGAGTCGTGGCGGGAGCGGATCGCCGCCCGGCAGGCCGCCACCGCGGCCCGGATGCTGGGCTGACGCGTGCTCACCGACAAGGTGGTGCTGGTCGCCGGAGTGGGCCCCGGCCTGGGCCGGGCGCTCGCGGTGCGGGCCGCCCGGCACGGCGCCGACGTGGTGCTCGCCGCCCGCACCGAGTCCTACCTGACCGAGGTGGCGGGGAAGGTCACCGCGGCCGGCCGCCGTGCGCTGGCCGTGCCGGCCGACCTCACCGACGACGACTCCAGCGCGGCTCTCGTGCGGGCCGCGCTCGACGAGTTCGGCCGGGTCGACGGCCTGGTCAACAACGCGTTCGCGATGCCACCGATGCGCAGCCTCGGCAAGGTCGACCTGGACGACCTGCGGTCGGGCTTCGACGTCAACGTGCTCGCCGCGCTCCGGCTGACCCGGCTGCTCACCCCGGCGCTGGTCGAGAGCGGCGGCGCGGTCGTGATGGTCAACTCGGCGGTGCTGCGGCACTCACGACGTCCGTTCGGGCCGTACAAGCTCGCCAAGGCCGGGCTGCTCGCGGTCGCGCAGAACCTGGCGAGCGAGCTCGGCCCGCGCGGCGTGCGGGTCAACTCGGTCGCGCCCGGCTGGATCTGGGCGGACAGCCTGCGCATGTGGTTCGACCATCAGGCCGCGCAGCGCGAGGTGCCGCCGCAACAGATCTACGACGAGATCGCCGCCACCACCGACCTGCGCCGGCTGCCCGAGCCGGACGAGGTGGCCGACGCCGTGCTGTTCCTGCTCTCCGGGCTGGCCCGGGGCATCACCGGCCAGTGCCTGGACGTGAACTGCGGCGAGTTCCACCACTAGGGAGGATCATGCCCAGCGCGCGGACCGACGTCGGCACCGTCGACGACCTGCACGCCTCGGCGTCCCGGCTCACCGGACTCGACGACTTCGGCTCGGACGGGTACCGCGAGGGGCTGGGGGTGCTGCTCGAGGCGTACGCGCAAGAATCGCGTCTGACCCCGGACGGCAGCAAGATGACCAGGGGCATGTTGCGCGCGGCTCTGGTCTCACGGCTGCTCAGCGAGGCGGCCTGGAAGCAGTTCCCGGAGCATGCCGGCGTCCCGATCCCGCGGCCGGTGTTCGTCACCGGGCTGCCGCGCACCGGCACCACCGCGCTGCATCGGCTGCTCACCGCCGATCCCGCGCACCAGGGCCCGGAGCTGTGGCTGACCGAGGCGCCGCAACCGCGGCCGCCGCGCGCGACGTGGGACGAGAACCCGGTCTACGCGATGCTGCGGGAGGGGTACGAGCGGGCCGACCCGGCGCTGCTGGGGGCACACTACATCGCGGCCGACCAGGTCGAGGAGTGCTGGCGGCTGCTGCGCCAGTCGATGACGTCGGTGTCGTTCGAATGCCTGGCGCACCTCCCGTCGTACTCGTCGTGGCTGGCCGGCCACGATTGGACCGCCGCGTATCGACGGCATCGGCGCAACCTCCAGCTGATCGGCCTGCACGACCGGGACCGCCGCTGGGTGCTGAAGAACCCCAGCCACCTGTTCGCCCTGGACGCACTGCTCGCCGTGTACCCGGACGCCGTGGTGATCCAGACGCACCGCGCGCCGCGGACCGTGATCGCATCGGTGTGCAGCCTGAACGCGCGGGCCTCGGCCGGGTGGTCGACGACGTTCCGCGGGGAGGCGCTCGGGCGGGCGCAGCTCGCGCTCTGGTCCCGGGGGCTGCGCACGTTCGCGGCCGACCGCGCGCGGCACGACCCGGCGCACTTCGTCGACGTCGACTACGACGACCTCGTCGCGGACCCGCTGGGGACGGCCGGGATCGTCTACGACCGGCTGGGGGCGCCCCTGACCGCGGCGGCCCGCGCCGCCATGACCTCGTCGCAGGCCTCGCCGAGAGGGCCGGCGCATCGGTACGACCTGGCCGACTTCGGGCTGACCGTGGCCGAGGTGGACGCCGCTTTCAGGTGAACTGGCCACTTCACCTCGCCGGCTCAGGTGAAGTGGCCGATCACCTCGTCGGCGAAGCGGCGCAGGCCGTCGCGCTTGGCGGCCAGGTCGCCGTCGAAGCCGGTGCCGTAGAAACGCCACGGGACCACGATCGCGTCGGTGACGCCGGCCTCGGCCTGCTGGCGGAAGCCGTCCAGGCCGAAACGGTCGATGCAGACCGCCTGGATCTCGAAGGGCCGGTCGGCGCGACCGTACTCGGCACGCAGGTGGGCCAGGCGGTCGATCGTCGCGCGCAGGTCGTCGAAGCGCATCATCGCCGAGGACCAGCCGTCGCCGACCCGGGCGGCACGGCGCAGCGCCACGTCGGCGTGGCCGCCGACGTAGATCGGGACCGGCTCGGCCGGGGCGGGGCTCATCTGGAGGCGGCCGAACTCGAAGTGCTTCCCGTGGTACTCCACCATGCCGCCGCCGAGGATCAGTCTCAGCACCTCGATCGCCTCGTCACCGCGCGCGCCACGGTCCTCGAACGGGGCGCCGCACCACAGCGACTCCTCCGGTGACCAGCCGAGCCCGACGCCGAGGCCGAAGCGGTTGCCGGTCAGATGGGCCACCGAGCCGACCTGGCGGGCCAGCAGCACCGGGTTGCGCGGGCCGAGCTTGAGCACCTGCGTGTAGAACCGGATGCGGGTGGTGGCCGCGCCGAGCGCGGCGGCCGTCACCAGCGGGTCCGACCAGGGCGTCCCGGCGTTCCAGAAACGGCTTCCATCCGGGGTGTACGGGTATTTCGCACTGACCTCCTCGGAGTAGAAGAGCGAGTCGGGCAGGGCGATGGACGCGAAGCCGCACTCCTCGGCGGTCCGCGCCAGATCGATGAGCTGGTCGAGGGGGCTGAGCGCGATGCCGAGGCTGAACTTCATCCTCAAACTGTAACGTGTTCTAGATTCCGCGGGAAGGTGTCCGCCAGCGCCAGCAACTGCCGGGTCGCGCCACCCAGCAGGAACTCGTGGTGCTTCGCGGCCAGGAAGTAGCGGTGCAGCGGGTACTCGACGTCGAGGCCCACGCCGCCGTGCACGTGGACCGCGGTGTGCAGGACGCGGTGACCGGCCTCGGCCGCCCAGAAGCCGGCCGTGGCGACCTCGGCCGGGCCGGGCGACCAGGCCGCCTGCCACAGGGCCAGCCGCAGGGCCTCGACGTCGATGTGCGCGTCGGCGAGCCGCTGCGAGACCGCCTGGAAGGAGCCGATCGGGCGGCCGAACTGGATCCGGGACCGGGCATACTCCGCGGTCATCTCCAGGGCCCGCTCGACCACGCCGAGCTGGGCCGCGCAGGCGCCGACCGTGGCCCGCGCGGCGAGCCAGCCGGCCGCGCCGGCCAGCCGTTCCGGCCCCAGCATGACGTCCGGCCCGTCCGGGACCAGGACGAGGGCGGCCGGGATCGGGGCGCCCGCCGCCGGCGCCACGGTCAGCACCAGCTTTCCCTGCCCGGCCGGGACGGCCCAGGTGGCGACCTGCTCGTCGGTGCCGAACCGGGCGATCGCCGACGCGGCGGCCACGATCGACGGGAGGAACGGCACGGTGGCGGCGGCGCGGCCCAGCTCGATCAGGATCGCGCATTGCTCGATCAGCCCGTACCCCTCGCCGCCCTTGTCCTCGGGAAGTGTCGCGGAGAGCACGCCGGCCTCGGCCAGCGCCGGCCACAACGGACGACCGGAGGCCGCCAGGTCACGGGTGAGCGCGGCCAGCTCGCGCGCCTCCTCGCCGATCGTGAAGTCCATCGGGCCTCCTAACGTCTGACCGGCAGGCCGAGCGCGCCGGCCGCGATGATGTCGCGCTGCACCTCGTTGGCGCCGCCGCCGAAGGTGAGGATCAACGAGGCGCGGTGCATCCGCTCGATCCGGCCCTGCAACAGGGCGCCGGGCGAGCCCCCGCGGATCGTCGCGGCCGGGCCGAGCACCTCCATCAGCAGCCGGTACGCCTCGACGGCGAGCTCGGTGCCGTACACCTTGCCGGCCGAGGCACGCACCGCCGCGGGCGGGCCGTCACCGCCGGCGGCCACCCGCCAGTTCAGCAGTTTGAGCACCTCGGTCTTGGCGTGCACCCGGGCCAGGTGCAGCCGCACCCACTCGCGCTCGATCGCCCCGGTCTCCGCGGCCCACGCGGTCACCTCGTCGAGCGCGCGGCGCAGCGGAGCGGCCGAGGTGAGCGCGACCCGCTCGTGGTTGAGCTGATCGGTGATCAGGCGCCAGCCCTCGTTCTCGGCGCCGACCCGCGCCGAGACGGGCACGCGCACGTCGTTGTAGTACGTGGCGCTGGTGGTCGGGCCGGCCACGGTACGCACCGGCGTCCACGAGAAGCCGGCGGCGTCGGTCGGCACCACCAGGATCGACAGCCCCCGGTGCCGGGGCGCGTCCGGGTCGGTGCGGCAGGCCAGCCAGACGTAGTCCGCGTACCGGATCAGGCTGGTCCACATCTTCTGGCCGTTGATCACGTAGTCGTCGCCGTCCCGGACCGCCCGGGTGCGCAGCGCCGCGAGGTCGGTGCCGGCGTCCGGCTCGGAGTAGCCGATCGAGAAGTGCGCCTCGCCCGCCGCGATCCGCGGAAGCAGCTCGGCCCGCTGCTGCTCGGAGCCGTGCCGGGCGATGGTCGGCCCGACCGTGTAGATGGTCAGGAACGGCACCGGCACCCCGGCCATGGCCGCCTCGTCGGCGAAGATGAGCTGGTCCACCCGGGACCGCCCACCACCGCCGTGCTCGACCGGCCAGCCCAGCGCCAGCCAGCCGTCCCGGCCCAGGCGGCGCACCACCGCGCGGTAGGCCTCGCCGTCGCCGTACTCGCCGTCCCCCTGCTCGCCGTCGCCGCCGGTGAGCGCCGCGCGCAACTCCGGCGTCAGCAGAGCGGCGAAGTACGCCCGCAGCTCTTGGCGCAGCCTCTCCTGGTCCGGTGTGTATCCCACGTGCATTGCGGCCGCCCGGGGTCGTAGATTAGAACAGGTTCTAGTACAGTCCATCCGGCGGAGAGGCGTCAACCGTGGAAACGGCCTACTTGGCGGCGGCGGCCCGTTCCGCGGTCGGCAGACGTGGTGGCGGCCTGTCCGGGGTGCACCCGGCCGACCTGGCCGGGCAGGTCATCGCGGCGCTGCTCGACCGCGCCGGCGTCGACCCGGGCGCGGTGGACGACGTGGTGCTGGGCTGCGTCGACACGCTCGGGCCGCAGTCCGGCGACATCGCGCGGACCGCCTGGCTCGCGGCCGGCCTGCCCGACCACGTGCCCGGGGTGACCGTCGACCGGCAGTGCGGGTCCGGCCAGCAGGCCGTGCACTTCGCGGCGCAGGCCGTCATGAGCGGCACGGCCGATCTGGTCGTGGCCGGTGGGGTGCAGAGCATGAGCCGGGTGCCGATCGGCAGCGCGATGCGGCCCGACGGGCCGTACCGGGGATCCGCCGGCTGGGCGGCCCGCTACGGCGACCAGGAGATCGACCAGTTCCGCAGTGCCGACGACATCGCCGCCACCTGGGACCTGAGCCGCGCCGAGCTGGAGGAGTGGGCCCTGACCAGCCATCGGCGGGCGATCCGGGCGATCGACGAGGGCCGGTTCCGGGCCGAGATCGTGCCGCTCCCGGAAACCGGCGCCGACGAGGGCCCGCGCCGGGACACCACCGCCGCGCGGATGGCCGGACTGCCCCCGCTGCGGCCCGGCGGCGTCACCACGGCCGCCACCTCCAGCCAGCTCGCCGACGGCGCCGCGGCCCTGCTCGTCGCGTCCGCCCGGGCCCTGCACGAGCACGGCCTGCGGCCGCGGGCCGCCATCCGGCACCTCTCCGCACGCGGTGGCGACCCGGTGCTGATGCTCACCGCGCCGATCGAGGCGACCGCGCACGCCCTCGCCCGGGCCGGCCTGGGAGTCGCCGACATCGACCGTTTCGAGGTCAACGAGGCGTTCGCCAGCGTGCTGCTCGCCTGGCTGCGCGAGACCGGCGCCGACCCGGCCCGGGTCAACGTGAACGGCGGCGCGATCGCGCTGGGCCACCCGCTCGGCGCGACCGGCGCCCGCCTGATGACCGGCCTGCTCCACGAGCTGGAGCGGTGCGGCGGGCGCTACGGCCTGCTGACCATGTGCGAGGGCGGCGGCCAGGCCAACGTCACCGTCATAGAACGTCTCTGAGGCGGGTCAGGGTCTCGTCGGCCTCGGACAGCAGGTCGGCCATGACGGCGGCGACCGGGCGGACCTCGTTCATCCGGCCGACGATCTGGCCGACCGGCATCGGCACCACGGTCGGGTCGCCGGACTCCATCAGGCGGGTGTGCGCCTCGGCCACCAGCAGGTTCTGCAGCGGCATCGGCAGCGGGCCGGGCGCCTGCGCGGCGCTCCAGGCGTCGGTCCAGCGGTTGCGTAGCAGCCGGGCCGGCTTGCCGGAGTAGATCCGGCTGCGGACGGTGTCCGAGGAGCGGGCCTTGAGCAGGGCCTCCCGCAGCGCCGGCGTGCTCTGGTACTCGGCGGTGCCGAGCCAGACCGAGCCCATCCAGACGCCGCGCGCGCCGAGTGCGAGGGCCGCCGCGATCTGCCGGCCGCTGCCGATGCCGCCGGCGGCGAGCACCGGCACGCCCGCCCCGACCGCGTCGACCACCTCCGGCACCAGGACCATGCTGGCGATCTCGCCGGTGTGGCCGCCGGCCTCGTAGCCCTGGGCCACCACGATGTCGACTCCGGCCGCGACGTGGCCGCGGGCGTGATCGGCGCGGCCGGCCAGCGCGGCGACCGGCACACCGTGCTCGTGGGCCTGGGCGATCACGTCCGGCGGCGGCGGGCCGAGCGCGTTGGCGATCAGCCGGATTGGGTGGTTCAGCGCCACCTCGACGTGGGAGCGGGCCACCGAGTGCAGCCAGCCGAGCACGCCGGCCCTTCGCTCCGCGCCGACGCCCAGCGGTGGGACGCCGAGGCGCAGCAGGGTCCGCTCGACGAAGTCGCGGTGGCCCTCCGGGATCAGCCGGTCGAGGTCGGCGGCCACGCCCTCGGCCGGCTCACGGCTGGGCATGACGACGTCGACGCCGTACGGGAGACCCTGGGTTTGATCGTCCAGCCAGGTGAGGACGGAGTCGAGCTCGTCGGCGTCGTTGAACCGCACGCAGCCGAGAACGCCGAGGCCGCCGGCCCGGCTGATCGCCGCGACCACCTGCTCGGACGGGCTGAAACCGACCACCGGGTGCTCGATGCCGAGACGTTCGCACAGGTCAGTCCGCATGGCTGGCCTCCTCGGCCGGGTGCTCGGCGGCATGCTGGTGGGCCCAGCGGTAGTCCGCCTTGCCGCTGATCGTGCGGTGGATCTCGTCGACCACCCAGACCGCGCGGGGCACCTTGTAGCCGGCGATCCGCTCGCGCAGGTGCTCCTCGACGCCGGCCAGGTCCGGTTTCGCGCCGGGCCGGGCCTGCACGAGCGCGGCCACCCGCTGCCCGAGCCGCTCGTCGGCGAGGCCGATGACCAGGGCGTCGAAGATGTCGGGGTGCTCCTTCAGCGCGCCCTCGACCTCCTCCGGGAAGACCTTCTCGCCGCCGGTGTTCACGCAGGTGCTGCCGCGGCCGAGCAGGGTGATGGTGCCGTCCTCCTCGAGCCGGGCGAAGTCGCCGGGGAACGCGTGGCGCACGCCGTCGACCTCGGTGAGCAGGGCGGCGGTCTTCTCCGGATCCTTGTAGTAGCCGAGCGGGAGGTAACCGCTCTTGGCGAGCCGGCCGACCCCGCCCGGCGGCACCGGACGGTTGTCGGCGCCCAGCACGACGGTGGTGGGGCCGGGCATGACCCGCGGGTCCTCGACGGCGCCGCCGGGCACGTCGGCGACCACGCCGAGACCGGTGAATCCGGTCTCGGAGGCGCCTATCGCGTCGGTGACCAGCACGTCCGGCAGCAGTTCGAGGTATTGCCGCTTGACCGCCGGGGAGAACAGTGCGCCGCTGGAGTTGACCGCGCCCAGCGAGGAGCCGTCGTAGCGGCCGGAGGCGTACGCCTCGATGATCGGGCGGGCCATCGCGTCGCCGATCAGCACCATCCCGTTGACCCGGCGCCGCTCGATGACGCGCCAGACCTCGTCCGGGTCGAAGTGCGGCAGCATCACCACGGTGTCGCCGGCGAACAGCGTCATCAGCGCGGCCCACTGCGCGTTGCCGTGGATCAGCGGGGCCAGGCAGAGCCGGGTCATGCCATCCGTGCCGGCGCCGCGCCGGGACTGCTCCCACTCGTCTTCCAGCGGAATGCCGGTCATGAAGTCGACGCCGCCGCCGAGGGCGCGCCACACGTCCTCGTGCCGCCAGAGCACGCCCTTGGGGTAGCCGGTGGTGCCGCCGGTGTAGAGCAGGTAGATGTCGTCGCCGGAGCGCTCGCCGAAGCTCCGGGCGGGGTCGCCGGCGGCCAGCGCGTCCGCGTAGGGGACGCCGTCGGCTGGTCCGTCGTGGCCGTCCGGCAGCACCACCACGGTGTGCACACCGGCCGTCGAGGGCAGCACCGCGGCGACCCGGGGCGCGAAGCGGCGGTCGTGGACCAGCGCGGACAGCTCGGCGTCGGCGAAGAGGAAATGTAACTCGTTCTCGACGTACCGGAAGTTGACGTTCACCATCGCGGCACGCAGCTTGTAGATGGCGATCATGGCCACCACGGCCTCGATCGAGTTGCCCGCGTACAGGCCGACGTGGTCACCCTCCCGTACGCCGTGATCATGCAGGAAGTGCGCCAGCCGGTTGGCTCGCTCCTCCAGCTCGGCGTAGCTGATCTCCTGCTCGCCGAAGCACAGCGCGATCCGCTCGCCGAAGGTGTCGGCCGCATGCTCGAACAGGTCCGCAATATTTGCCGCCATCACCAGAAAGTAGAACCTGTTATCGTTCGTGGCAAGCTCTTCCGGAGGAGACACTGTGGAACCGCACGCGATCGTCGAGCAACGCGGACCGATCCTGATCGTCACGATGAACCGGCCGCGGGTCCGCAACGCGCTCTCCGCCGAGATGATGGCGATCATGCGCGACGCCTGGGACCGGGTCGACGGCGATCCGTCGATCCGGGTGGCCGTGCTCACCGGGGCGGGCGGCGCGTTCTGCGCGGGCGCCGACCTGAAGGCGATGACCCGGTCACACCCGGGCGACACCGTCGACGGCGCCGACCTGTCCCGGATCGACGCGCTGCTCAAGGGCCGGCGGCTGAGCAAGCCCCTCGTCGCCGCGGTGGAGGGGCCGGCGGTCGCCGGCGGCACCGAGATCCTCCAGGCCACCGACGTCCGCGTGGCCGGGGAAAGCGCGCGGTTCGCGGTGTCCGAGGCGCGCTGGGGCCTGTTCCCGCTCGGGGGATCCGCGGTGCGGCTGGTACGGCAGATCCCGTACACCATCGCGGTCGACATGCTCGTCACCGGCCGCCAGCTGAGCGCCCGTGAGGCCAGGGAGGCCGGCCTGATCGGTCACGTGGTGCCGGACGGCCAGGCACTCGACAAGGCGCTCACGCTCGCCGAGGCGATCGCGGCGAACGGGCCGGTCGCGGTGCAGGCCATCCTGCGCACCATCCGCGAGACCGAGGGGCTGGCCGAGAATGACGCTTTCGCCGTCGAGTCGAAGATCGGGATGGCGGTGTTCCGCAGCGAGGACGCCAAGGAGGGCCCGCGGGCGTTCATCGAGAGGCGGGCCCCTCGGTTCAAGGGACGCTGACGCGGGCGCTCCCGGCCCGGGCCGCGCGTCAGATGGCCCGTTCCCGGCCGGCCCAGTAGGGGTCGCGGAGCAGGCGCTTGTAGAGCTTGCCGTTCGGGTCCCGGGGCAGCTCGCCGACGTAGTCCACGGTGCGCGGCAATTTGAATCGGGCCAGCCGGCCGGCCAGGAAGCTCAGCAGCTGGGCGGTCAGTTCGGGGCCGGGGGTCGCGTCCGGTGACGGCTGGACCACGGCCTTGATCTCCTCGCCCCACTCGTCGTGCGGGACCCCGAAGACCGCGACATCCGCGACCGCCGGGTGGGTGGCCAGCTCGTTCTCGATCTCG encodes:
- a CDS encoding nitronate monooxygenase family protein; amino-acid sequence: MRTDLCERLGIEHPVVGFSPSEQVVAAISRAGGLGVLGCVRFNDADELDSVLTWLDDQTQGLPYGVDVVMPSREPAEGVAADLDRLIPEGHRDFVERTLLRLGVPPLGVGAERRAGVLGWLHSVARSHVEVALNHPIRLIANALGPPPPDVIAQAHEHGVPVAALAGRADHARGHVAAGVDIVVAQGYEAGGHTGEIASMVLVPEVVDAVGAGVPVLAAGGIGSGRQIAAALALGARGVWMGSVWLGTAEYQSTPALREALLKARSSDTVRSRIYSGKPARLLRNRWTDAWSAAQAPGPLPMPLQNLLVAEAHTRLMESGDPTVVPMPVGQIVGRMNEVRPVAAVMADLLSEADETLTRLRDVL
- a CDS encoding acyl-CoA synthetase → MAANIADLFEHAADTFGERIALCFGEQEISYAELEERANRLAHFLHDHGVREGDHVGLYAGNSIEAVVAMIAIYKLRAAMVNVNFRYVENELHFLFADAELSALVHDRRFAPRVAAVLPSTAGVHTVVVLPDGHDGPADGVPYADALAAGDPARSFGERSGDDIYLLYTGGTTGYPKGVLWRHEDVWRALGGGVDFMTGIPLEDEWEQSRRGAGTDGMTRLCLAPLIHGNAQWAALMTLFAGDTVVMLPHFDPDEVWRVIERRRVNGMVLIGDAMARPIIEAYASGRYDGSSLGAVNSSGALFSPAVKRQYLELLPDVLVTDAIGASETGFTGLGVVADVPGGAVEDPRVMPGPTTVVLGADNRPVPPGGVGRLAKSGYLPLGYYKDPEKTAALLTEVDGVRHAFPGDFARLEEDGTITLLGRGSTCVNTGGEKVFPEEVEGALKEHPDIFDALVIGLADERLGQRVAALVQARPGAKPDLAGVEEHLRERIAGYKVPRAVWVVDEIHRTISGKADYRWAHQHAAEHPAEEASHAD
- a CDS encoding crotonase/enoyl-CoA hydratase family protein; the encoded protein is MEPHAIVEQRGPILIVTMNRPRVRNALSAEMMAIMRDAWDRVDGDPSIRVAVLTGAGGAFCAGADLKAMTRSHPGDTVDGADLSRIDALLKGRRLSKPLVAAVEGPAVAGGTEILQATDVRVAGESARFAVSEARWGLFPLGGSAVRLVRQIPYTIAVDMLVTGRQLSAREAREAGLIGHVVPDGQALDKALTLAEAIAANGPVAVQAILRTIRETEGLAENDAFAVESKIGMAVFRSEDAKEGPRAFIERRAPRFKGR